In one window of Archocentrus centrarchus isolate MPI-CPG fArcCen1 chromosome 11, fArcCen1, whole genome shotgun sequence DNA:
- the LOC115787633 gene encoding phosphatidylinositol 4-phosphate 5-kinase type-1 alpha-like isoform X1 — translation MATAAEEPPGLQGQTGNLQSLFWRKLSSFRDMTGAQNKASAEGPSTSTSQALKKTIGHRGIDPTGETTYKKTTSSALKDAIQLGITHTIGSLSHKPERDVLLQDFEVVESIFFPSEGSNLTPGHHYGDFRFKTYAPIAFRYFREMFGIRPDDYMYSLCNEPLIELSNSGASGSLFYVSRDDEYIIKTVQHKEAEFLQKLLPGYFMNLNQNKRTLLPKFYGLYCIQAGGKNIRIVVMNNLLPSAVRMHLKYDLKGSTYKRRASPKEREKAVPTYKDLDFMQDMPDGLLLDGDTYTALCKTLQRDCLLLQSFKIMDYSLLVGIHNVDQACQEQANQEAGAGAKGQVQKALYSTAIEAIQAEAGHMGSMDTEDKTGGIPARNSKMERLLVYIGIIDILQSYRFVKKLEHSWKALVHDGDTVSVHRPSFYAERFQKFMCGTVFKKSGAKSSPAKKRRAGAGPVKKAAGSGPSLLTQTSSSSSNTQSPFLQHQGSADTREDTEGDKVMLADRPDLLPKTIPASNAVGNTPETIVSLSLGTPIFVPTSQPQPNSQREALNKQNQEEDNPKRAQSGTLEESFGAEEAISLSDIVPSASKCAV, via the exons ACCTGCAGAGTCTATTCTGGAGGAAACTGTCTTCTTTCAGAG ACATGACTGGGGCTCAAAACAAAGCTTCTGCAGAG GGTCCAAGCACTAGCACGTCTCAGGCTTTGAAAAAAACTATCGGGCATCGTGGAATTGATCCCACTGGGGAGACGACGTACAAGAAG aCAACATCATCTGCTCTGAAAGATGCTATCCAGTTAGgcatcacacacacaatagGCAGCTTAAGTCATAAACCCGAGAGAGATGTGCTGCTGCAGGACTTTGAGGTGGTGGAGAGCATCTTCTTCCCTAG TGAGGGTAGTAACCTGACACCTGGTCACCACTATGGAGATTTCAGATTTAAAACATACGCCCCAATCGCCTTTCGCTATTTCAGAGAGATGTTTGGCATCCGGCCAGATGACTACATG TATTCTCTGTGCAATGAGCCGCTGATCGAGTTGTCCAACTCCGGGGCCAGTGGATCTTTGTTCTACGTCTCTAGAGATGATGAGTATATCATCAAGACAGTTCAGCACAAAGAGGCTGAATTTCTACAGAAACTGCTGCCTGGATACTTCATG aACCTGAACCAGAACAAGCGGACCTTATTACCAAAGTTTTATGGGCTTTACTGCATCCAGGCAGGTGGTAAAAACATCCGCATTGTAGTCATGAATAATCTGCTACCGAGTGCTGTACGAATGCACCTCAAGTATGATCTGAAGGGTTCCACCTATAAGCGACGAGCCTCGcctaaagagagagaaaaggctgtaCCCACATACAAAGACCTGGATTTCATGCAGGACATGCCTGACGGGCTGTTGCTGGATGGTGATACGTACACTGCTCTTTGCAAGACCCTTCAGAGAGACTGCTTG CTCCTGCAGAGTTTCAAGATTATGGACTACAGTCTTCTTGTGGGAATTCATAACGTAGATCAGGCCTGTCAAGAGCAGGCCAACCAAGAGGCGGGAGCTGGGGCAAAAGGTCAAGTCCAAAAGGCTCTGTACAGCACGGCTATAGAGGCCATCCAGGCAGAGGCGGGACACATGGGATCCATGGACACAGAGGACAA AACGGGAGGAATTCCTGCACGAAACTCGAAAATGGAGAGGCTGCTGGTGTACATCGGTATTATTGACATTCTCCAGTCTTATAG ATTTGTAAAGAAGCTTGAACACTCCTGGAAGGCTCTGGTTCATGATGGC GACACTGTTTCAGTACACAGACCAAGTTTCTACGCAGAGCGATTTCAGAAATTTATGTGCGGCACAGTCTTCAAAAAGAGTGGAG CGAAAAGCTCCCCGGCTAAGAAGCGCCGCGCAGGAGCCGGTCCTGTGAAAAAAGCAGCCGGCTCTGGACCTTCTCTGCTGACccaaaccagcagcagcagcagcaacacccAGAGTCCTTTCCTCCAACATCAAGGCAGTGCTGACACCAGAGAAGACACCGAAGGAGACAAAG TCATGCTCGCAGATCGTCCTGACCTCCTTCCAAAGACCATACCTGCCAGCAACGCTGTTGGCAACACTCCTGAAACCATCGTCTCCTTGTCCTTGGGAACCCCCATATTTGTGCCAACAAGTCAGCCTCAGCCTAACTCTCAGCGGGAGGCTTTGAATAAGCAAAACCAGGAAGAAGACAACCCCAAGAG AGCTCAGTCTGGGACTCTTGAAGAAAGTTTTGGTGCTGAGGAAGCAATCTCACTGAGTGACATAGTCCCGAGTGCAAGCAAATGCGCT GTGTAG
- the LOC115787633 gene encoding phosphatidylinositol 4-phosphate 5-kinase type-1 alpha-like isoform X2, translated as MATAAEEPPGLQGQTGNMTGAQNKASAEGPSTSTSQALKKTIGHRGIDPTGETTYKKTTSSALKDAIQLGITHTIGSLSHKPERDVLLQDFEVVESIFFPSEGSNLTPGHHYGDFRFKTYAPIAFRYFREMFGIRPDDYMYSLCNEPLIELSNSGASGSLFYVSRDDEYIIKTVQHKEAEFLQKLLPGYFMNLNQNKRTLLPKFYGLYCIQAGGKNIRIVVMNNLLPSAVRMHLKYDLKGSTYKRRASPKEREKAVPTYKDLDFMQDMPDGLLLDGDTYTALCKTLQRDCLLLQSFKIMDYSLLVGIHNVDQACQEQANQEAGAGAKGQVQKALYSTAIEAIQAEAGHMGSMDTEDKTGGIPARNSKMERLLVYIGIIDILQSYRFVKKLEHSWKALVHDGDTVSVHRPSFYAERFQKFMCGTVFKKSGAKSSPAKKRRAGAGPVKKAAGSGPSLLTQTSSSSSNTQSPFLQHQGSADTREDTEGDKVMLADRPDLLPKTIPASNAVGNTPETIVSLSLGTPIFVPTSQPQPNSQREALNKQNQEEDNPKSSSVLFRAQSGTLEESFGAEEAISLSDIVPSASKCAV; from the exons ACATGACTGGGGCTCAAAACAAAGCTTCTGCAGAG GGTCCAAGCACTAGCACGTCTCAGGCTTTGAAAAAAACTATCGGGCATCGTGGAATTGATCCCACTGGGGAGACGACGTACAAGAAG aCAACATCATCTGCTCTGAAAGATGCTATCCAGTTAGgcatcacacacacaatagGCAGCTTAAGTCATAAACCCGAGAGAGATGTGCTGCTGCAGGACTTTGAGGTGGTGGAGAGCATCTTCTTCCCTAG TGAGGGTAGTAACCTGACACCTGGTCACCACTATGGAGATTTCAGATTTAAAACATACGCCCCAATCGCCTTTCGCTATTTCAGAGAGATGTTTGGCATCCGGCCAGATGACTACATG TATTCTCTGTGCAATGAGCCGCTGATCGAGTTGTCCAACTCCGGGGCCAGTGGATCTTTGTTCTACGTCTCTAGAGATGATGAGTATATCATCAAGACAGTTCAGCACAAAGAGGCTGAATTTCTACAGAAACTGCTGCCTGGATACTTCATG aACCTGAACCAGAACAAGCGGACCTTATTACCAAAGTTTTATGGGCTTTACTGCATCCAGGCAGGTGGTAAAAACATCCGCATTGTAGTCATGAATAATCTGCTACCGAGTGCTGTACGAATGCACCTCAAGTATGATCTGAAGGGTTCCACCTATAAGCGACGAGCCTCGcctaaagagagagaaaaggctgtaCCCACATACAAAGACCTGGATTTCATGCAGGACATGCCTGACGGGCTGTTGCTGGATGGTGATACGTACACTGCTCTTTGCAAGACCCTTCAGAGAGACTGCTTG CTCCTGCAGAGTTTCAAGATTATGGACTACAGTCTTCTTGTGGGAATTCATAACGTAGATCAGGCCTGTCAAGAGCAGGCCAACCAAGAGGCGGGAGCTGGGGCAAAAGGTCAAGTCCAAAAGGCTCTGTACAGCACGGCTATAGAGGCCATCCAGGCAGAGGCGGGACACATGGGATCCATGGACACAGAGGACAA AACGGGAGGAATTCCTGCACGAAACTCGAAAATGGAGAGGCTGCTGGTGTACATCGGTATTATTGACATTCTCCAGTCTTATAG ATTTGTAAAGAAGCTTGAACACTCCTGGAAGGCTCTGGTTCATGATGGC GACACTGTTTCAGTACACAGACCAAGTTTCTACGCAGAGCGATTTCAGAAATTTATGTGCGGCACAGTCTTCAAAAAGAGTGGAG CGAAAAGCTCCCCGGCTAAGAAGCGCCGCGCAGGAGCCGGTCCTGTGAAAAAAGCAGCCGGCTCTGGACCTTCTCTGCTGACccaaaccagcagcagcagcagcaacacccAGAGTCCTTTCCTCCAACATCAAGGCAGTGCTGACACCAGAGAAGACACCGAAGGAGACAAAG TCATGCTCGCAGATCGTCCTGACCTCCTTCCAAAGACCATACCTGCCAGCAACGCTGTTGGCAACACTCCTGAAACCATCGTCTCCTTGTCCTTGGGAACCCCCATATTTGTGCCAACAAGTCAGCCTCAGCCTAACTCTCAGCGGGAGGCTTTGAATAAGCAAAACCAGGAAGAAGACAACCCCAAGAG CTCTTCTGTTCTTTTCAGAGCTCAGTCTGGGACTCTTGAAGAAAGTTTTGGTGCTGAGGAAGCAATCTCACTGAGTGACATAGTCCCGAGTGCAAGCAAATGCGCT GTGTAG
- the LOC115787633 gene encoding phosphatidylinositol 4-phosphate 5-kinase type-1 alpha-like isoform X3, with amino-acid sequence MATAAEEPPGLQGQTGNMTGAQNKASAEGPSTSTSQALKKTIGHRGIDPTGETTYKKTTSSALKDAIQLGITHTIGSLSHKPERDVLLQDFEVVESIFFPSEGSNLTPGHHYGDFRFKTYAPIAFRYFREMFGIRPDDYMYSLCNEPLIELSNSGASGSLFYVSRDDEYIIKTVQHKEAEFLQKLLPGYFMNLNQNKRTLLPKFYGLYCIQAGGKNIRIVVMNNLLPSAVRMHLKYDLKGSTYKRRASPKEREKAVPTYKDLDFMQDMPDGLLLDGDTYTALCKTLQRDCLLLQSFKIMDYSLLVGIHNVDQACQEQANQEAGAGAKGQVQKALYSTAIEAIQAEAGHMGSMDTEDKTGGIPARNSKMERLLVYIGIIDILQSYRFVKKLEHSWKALVHDGDTVSVHRPSFYAERFQKFMCGTVFKKSGAKSSPAKKRRAGAGPVKKAAGSGPSLLTQTSSSSSNTQSPFLQHQGSADTREDTEGDKVMLADRPDLLPKTIPASNAVGNTPETIVSLSLGTPIFVPTSQPQPNSQREALNKQNQEEDNPKRAQSGTLEESFGAEEAISLSDIVPSASKCAV; translated from the exons ACATGACTGGGGCTCAAAACAAAGCTTCTGCAGAG GGTCCAAGCACTAGCACGTCTCAGGCTTTGAAAAAAACTATCGGGCATCGTGGAATTGATCCCACTGGGGAGACGACGTACAAGAAG aCAACATCATCTGCTCTGAAAGATGCTATCCAGTTAGgcatcacacacacaatagGCAGCTTAAGTCATAAACCCGAGAGAGATGTGCTGCTGCAGGACTTTGAGGTGGTGGAGAGCATCTTCTTCCCTAG TGAGGGTAGTAACCTGACACCTGGTCACCACTATGGAGATTTCAGATTTAAAACATACGCCCCAATCGCCTTTCGCTATTTCAGAGAGATGTTTGGCATCCGGCCAGATGACTACATG TATTCTCTGTGCAATGAGCCGCTGATCGAGTTGTCCAACTCCGGGGCCAGTGGATCTTTGTTCTACGTCTCTAGAGATGATGAGTATATCATCAAGACAGTTCAGCACAAAGAGGCTGAATTTCTACAGAAACTGCTGCCTGGATACTTCATG aACCTGAACCAGAACAAGCGGACCTTATTACCAAAGTTTTATGGGCTTTACTGCATCCAGGCAGGTGGTAAAAACATCCGCATTGTAGTCATGAATAATCTGCTACCGAGTGCTGTACGAATGCACCTCAAGTATGATCTGAAGGGTTCCACCTATAAGCGACGAGCCTCGcctaaagagagagaaaaggctgtaCCCACATACAAAGACCTGGATTTCATGCAGGACATGCCTGACGGGCTGTTGCTGGATGGTGATACGTACACTGCTCTTTGCAAGACCCTTCAGAGAGACTGCTTG CTCCTGCAGAGTTTCAAGATTATGGACTACAGTCTTCTTGTGGGAATTCATAACGTAGATCAGGCCTGTCAAGAGCAGGCCAACCAAGAGGCGGGAGCTGGGGCAAAAGGTCAAGTCCAAAAGGCTCTGTACAGCACGGCTATAGAGGCCATCCAGGCAGAGGCGGGACACATGGGATCCATGGACACAGAGGACAA AACGGGAGGAATTCCTGCACGAAACTCGAAAATGGAGAGGCTGCTGGTGTACATCGGTATTATTGACATTCTCCAGTCTTATAG ATTTGTAAAGAAGCTTGAACACTCCTGGAAGGCTCTGGTTCATGATGGC GACACTGTTTCAGTACACAGACCAAGTTTCTACGCAGAGCGATTTCAGAAATTTATGTGCGGCACAGTCTTCAAAAAGAGTGGAG CGAAAAGCTCCCCGGCTAAGAAGCGCCGCGCAGGAGCCGGTCCTGTGAAAAAAGCAGCCGGCTCTGGACCTTCTCTGCTGACccaaaccagcagcagcagcagcaacacccAGAGTCCTTTCCTCCAACATCAAGGCAGTGCTGACACCAGAGAAGACACCGAAGGAGACAAAG TCATGCTCGCAGATCGTCCTGACCTCCTTCCAAAGACCATACCTGCCAGCAACGCTGTTGGCAACACTCCTGAAACCATCGTCTCCTTGTCCTTGGGAACCCCCATATTTGTGCCAACAAGTCAGCCTCAGCCTAACTCTCAGCGGGAGGCTTTGAATAAGCAAAACCAGGAAGAAGACAACCCCAAGAG AGCTCAGTCTGGGACTCTTGAAGAAAGTTTTGGTGCTGAGGAAGCAATCTCACTGAGTGACATAGTCCCGAGTGCAAGCAAATGCGCT GTGTAG